In Puntigrus tetrazona isolate hp1 chromosome 22, ASM1883169v1, whole genome shotgun sequence, one genomic interval encodes:
- the lama3 gene encoding laminin subunit alpha-3 isoform X3 produces the protein MPLLVLVYKYTESVFALKPKVLELESDLDIVIDDLTILNDKAIQMFCTAGQLLKTLDQTYQRGDNLRSESVKLLRTIHEFLNELKLSNQTGGNTEEATRMIKEAQWMLEKMRRQSCRVQRELADEELRKARTLLNLILNDLMVPLNGSLLVADHIRQKLMDQAEDLKDIQEAIIDAQLHVIKANSVNKLNEEELRNILKQFKVLRKNQGNIMANMNMTRESLKETSDLQKMIADLTKEITHLAALIDGAKNNLEAKLELLANATSKAGIVRQAEEHAQELMKLAIDFQVFIRSITNSTAVQKAIEAINAFRDVIDAIKEAEAAAKQAKEVADQAFKDVRGQDLQNKANDLKNFSNTLLVNAKEAEIQLEDVSQKCEAYKNRIKQAKDKYNMLKQVLQDVLERMNNIKREDIQGLINQAKEGAADVNATADDAITRMQNISEELNKINITSQDSNLNNLLDGVNKTLTELDQTFPSLIDKLNKVENQSITSPANISSSIQKIKDLIEEARDAANRIRGPILFSGNAHIELRPPKDLEDFRTFTALNLTLHQPKARGDGRRRRQLSEEDNQFVFYLGNKHTVGDFIGLVVKNGVLFCVYKVGGRFYEIKTSGITRSNRDKAFMDRVDLRRVYQDVQVIYTKIFTSTEPNVLPPMINKPSDMNGLLDLDPNEVVLYVGGYPKDFKPPEELRYPGYKGCIEFSTLNDHILGLYNFQRAINITKTDMCQRGKVHMLGDYFDGTGYGIVDVSPQNSVIKFFVRSHQMDAVLFFVENETLHFLVTFEGGYIVLQGKNKDTTIFEKSKVKVFPQTNFIHIRIILSIDNPVTVTVTDSITIYFGKVKGLFEKAYIGGVPAAIREKHNIVLPPLKGCVNNVNVDVTASFTEEVGIVRGCPNPILGSREATFKFGSSLSLSPPINDADSGSMVSLGFKMSQKNVSSLMLTGGMNNEFLLSLNDGYVEMSDNKEKLTSTNKCETGKWHYVTAYRSGAGMQLNVDNTDIRDPPTVSTFTKLGENVTLGDGLFKGCMRNLYIRSLQTDYIPADLSGFDQTGNVSLGFCKAERSPLDTTKKRARHAGTQYNSNSGRAKQVCGDPKSIKNTYHLGSSSHMQFKIDPEELNNRLHFSLDVRTRSAEGLLLHVSDKRGAPLVILYLDNGKVKLSVGADEVISSQKINDGYWHNIKSGMKRHNFHLVVDGAETPNGHPLKGFMRDLQSPVYVGQGTFQMLRKTREKVPQKSIIGCVRDIRVFKVLLVDPAASRGVTPCFKGVTEKGAYFAGNGAHLILEKRRIFGPTYNLAFELRPRSLTGLVFHKIDKPGLTLTLFLKKGKVVLTAYDGEHRYGSALTPTRPLCHVFHYVSVSIRRKTIELRVDEVSSRVRLKSVYRPPLHETIYIGGISENRSKGVEMQASYVGCLRNMLLNQNPITFDDATGIFGSINTNECPAE, from the exons ATGCCATTGCTG GTTTTGGTCTATAAGTACACTGAATCTGTCTTTGCATTAAAACCAAAGGTTTTGGAGCTTGAATCTGATCTTGACATTGTTATAGATGACCTCACTATTCTCAATGACAAG GCAATTCAGATGTTCTGTACTGCAGGTCAATTGTTAAAGACTCTGGACCAAACCTATCAAAGAGGAGACAACCTACGATCTGAGAGTGTGAAACTCTTACGGACGATACATG AGTTCTTGAACGAGTTGAAGCTGTCCAACCAAACAGGTGGGAACACAGAAGAGGCCACCAGGATGATAAAAGAAGCCCAATGGATGTTGGAGAAGATGCGAAGACAAAGCTGTAGGGTTCAGAGAGAACTGGCTGACGAGGAGCTCAGAAAAGCACGAACAC TACTTAATCTCATCTTGAATGACCTGATGGTTCCTCTGAATGGCTCCTTGCTAGTGGCTGATCATATCAGGCAAAAACTCATGGATCAGGCAGAAGATCTTAAAGATATACAAGAGGCGATTATAGATGCACAGCTTCATGTGATCAAGGCCAATAGTGTGAATAAACTCAACGAGGAAGAGCTGAGAAATATTTTG AAGCAGTTCAAAGTATTGAGGAAGAATCAAGGAAATATTATGGCCAACATGAACATGACCAGAGAGTCACTAAAAGAGACTTCGGATCTCCAGAAAATGATAGCTGACCTAACAAAG GAAATAACTCATCTAGCAGCTTTGATTGACGGAGCAAAAAACAATCTAGAAGCAAAACTTGAGCTGCTCGCCAATGCAACCTCTAAGGCAGGAATTGTGAGACAGGCTGAGGAGCATGCGCAGGAACTTATGAAGCTGGCTATAGACTTTCAAGT ATTCATACGGAGCATCACCAATTCAACCGCTGTTCAGAAAGCAATAGAAGCCATCAATGCATTTAGAGATGTCATTGATGCCATAAAGGAGGCAGAAGCTGCCGCCAAACAAGCTAAAGAAGTGGCAGACCAGGCTTTTAAG GATGTGCGAGGACAAGATCTACAAAATAAAGCCAATGATTtgaaaaacttttcaaataCTCTGCTGGTGAATGCCAAGGAAGCAGAGATACAGCTAGAAG ATGTCTCGCAAAAATGTGAAGCTTACAAGAACCGGATCAAGCAGGCCAAAGACAAATACAACATGCTGAAGCAAGTCTTGCAAGATGTGCTGGAGAGGATGAACAACATCAAAAGGG agGATATTCAGGGCCTCATCAACCAGGCAAAGGAAGGTGCTGCAGATGTGAATGCCACAGCAGATGATGCAATAACCAGAATGCAAAACATCAGTGAAGAACTGAACAAAATCAACATTACCTCTCAAGATTCAAACCTGAACAACTTACTTGATGGAGTCAACAAAACAT TGACAGAACTGGATCAGACTTTCCCTTCACTGATTGACAAACTAAACAAAGTGGAGAATCAAAGCATCACTAGCCCAGCCAACATCTCCAGCAGCATACAGAAAATCAAAGACTTGATCGAAGAGGCCAGAGACGCGGCCAACAGG ATCAGGGGGCCGATCTTGTTTTCTGGGAACGCTCACATTGAACTTCGACCACCTAAAGACCTGGAAGACTTCCGAACGTTTACTGCTCTCAATCTTACTCTGCACCAACCAAAAGCTCGAGGCGATGGAAGACGTAGACGCCAACTGAGCGAAGAAGACAACCAGTTTGTTTTTTATCTCGGAAATAAGCAT ACAGTCGGGGATTTCATTGGCCTGGTTGTGAAGAATGGTGTCCTGTTTTGTGTCTACAAAGTGGGTGGCCGTTTTTATGAGATAAAGACCAGCGGAATCACTCGGTCCAACCGTGACAAAGCTTTTATGGATCGGGTGGATTTACGCAG AGTTTATCAAGATGTGCAGGTTATATACACAAAGATTTTCACTTCAACTGAACCCAATGTGCTGCCGCCCATGATTAATAAGCCCAGCGACATGAATGGATTGCTTGATCTGGATCCCAATGAGGTTGTCTTATATGTAGGTGGATACCCAAAGGATTTTAAG CCACCTGAAGAGCTCCGGTACCCAGGATACAAGGGCTGTATTGAGTTTTCCACGTTAAATGATCATATCCTTGGTTTGTACAACTTTCAGCGTGCCATCAACATCACAAAAACTGATATGTGTCAAAG GGGAAAAGTCCACATGTTGGGGGATTATTTCGATGGCACAGGATATGGAATAGTTGATGTATCACCTCAGAACTCTGTCATTAAGTTCTTTGTTAGGAGTCATCAAATGGACGCAGTGCTCTTTTTTGTGGAAAACGAG aCCTTGCACTTCTTAGTTACATTTGAAGGAGGCTATATTGTTTTGCAAGGAAAAAACAAGGACACAACAATTTTTGAAAAGTCAAAAGTAAAAGTGTTTCCTCAA ACAAACTTCATCCATATCAGAATAATTCTGAGTATTGATAATCCAGTAACAGTAACTGTCACGGACAGCATCAccatttattttggaaaggTCAAAGGGCTCTTTGAGAAGGCCTACATCGGGGGTGTTCCAGCTGCAATCCGAGAAAA ACATAATATTGTTCTCCCACCACTTAAAGGATGTGTCAATAACGTCAATGTAGACGTCACTGCTTCTTTTACAGAGGAAGTTGGAATCGTCCGGGGCTGTCCAAATCCTATACTG GGATCCCGAGAGGCTACTTTCAAATTTGGGAGTTCTCTCTCTTTGTCACCTCCTATTAACGATGCAGACTCGGGGTCAATGGTTTCACTCGGGTTTAAGATGTCCCAGAAGAACGTTTCCTCCTTAATGCTGACTGGTGGAATG AATAATGAGTTTTTGCTGTCTTTGAACGACGGCTATGTCGAAATGAGCGACAATAAGGAAAAATTAACATCCACCAACAAGTGTGAAACCGGAAAATGGCACTACGTTACAGCCTACAGAAGTGGAGCGGG GATGCAGCTAAACGTTGACAACACAGATATTAGAGATCCACCAACAGTATCCACATTCACTAAACTTGGGGAAAATGTGACTTTAGGGGATGGTTTATTTAAAGGCTGCATGAGGAACCTGTATATACGGAG TCTACAGACCGACTACATTCCGGCTGACTTGAGCGGATTCGATCAGACTGGAAATGTATCTCTGGGATTTTGTAAAGCAGAGCGCTCCCCTCTGGACACTACTAAGAAGCGTGCAAGACATGCTGGAACTCAATACAACAGCAATTCG GGAAGAGCTAAACAAGTCTGCGGTGACCCAAAGTCCATCAAAAACACCTACCACCTCGGTTCCAGCAGCCACATGCAGTTTAAAATAGATCCAGAGGAGCTCAATAACAG GCTGCATTTCTCCCTAGACGTCCGTACCAGATCAGCTGAAGGACTTTTACTCCATGTTTCAGATAAACGTGGTGCTCCTCTTGTGATCTTATATTTGGATAACGGAAAAGTCAAACTCTCCGTTGGGGCAGACGAAGTAATCTCCTCGCAGAAAATAAACGATGGTTACTGGCACAAC ATCAAGTCCGGCATGAAGCGACACAACTTTCATCTAGTGGTGGATGGCGCTGAAACACCCAACGGACATCCTCTGAAAGGATTCATGCGTGATCTGCAGTCTCCTGTCTATGTGGGGCAAGGAACGTTTCAGATGCTTCGCAAAACACGA gAAAAAGTGCCTCAGAAGAGTATAATCGGATGCGTTCGAGACATCAGGGTTTTTAAGGTGCTCCTCGTGGATCCGGCGGCTAGTCGCGGGGTTACGCCCTGCTTCAAAGGCGTCACAGAGAAGGGGGCCTATTTCGCTGGAAATGGCGCACATTTGATTTTAG AAAAGCGCCGTATCTTTGGTCCTACGTACAACCTGGCTTTTGAACTTCGACCCAGGAGCCTCACCGGCCTGGTCTTCCACAAAATCGATAAGCCTGGACTTACACTTACTCTGTTTCTCAAGAAAGGAAAG GTGGTGTTAACAGCGTATGATGGAGAGCACCGCTATGGCTCTGCACTGACCCCAACACGACCCCTCTGCCATGTGTTTCACTATGTGTCAG TGTCCATACGGAGGAAAACTATCGAGCTAAGAGTGGATGAAGTGTCTTCACGGGTGAGACTAAAGTCTGTATACCGTCCTCCATTGCATGAAACAATCTACATCGGTGGCATTTCAG AGAATCGAAGCAAAGGAGTGGAAATGCAGGCATCTTATGTGGGGTGTTTGCGAAACATGCTGCTTAATCAAAATCCTATCACGTTTGACGACGCGACAGGCATATTCGGCTCCATAAACACCAACGAGTGCCCGGCAGAATGA